The window TCTTTATGTAGGATTGTCCGACAATCGTGCGCCCGTTCTTCCCGTCGGACGCACCAACCTTCGTTCTGTCGTCCACCCGCCGGAGGGGATGGCGCGGTAACACCCTGTGTTACACTTCGCGACCGCATTACCCCCTCGAAAGCGCCCCGACCATTAAGGACAACCATGACGTTCAAGGCCCCGGACAGCCTGGCTGAGCAGATCGCGCACCACCTTGCCGAACGCATCATCCGGGGCGAACTCAAGGAGCGTGAGCGCATCCAGGAACAGAAGGTCACCCAGACCCTCAACGTCAGCCGTGGCTCGGTGCGCGAGGCGCTGCTGATCCTTGAGCGCCGCCATCTGGTGGTGATCCTGCCGCGCCGGGGGGCGCAGGTCTCCGAACTCTCTGCCAGCCACGTGGAAAGCCTGTATTCATTGGTCACCGAGCTGTACATCATGCTTGCCAGCAGCGTGGCCCGGCGCTGGCGCGAAGAGGGCGACCTGCAGCCGTTCATGGCGATCCAGCAGCGCCTGCTCGACAACCTCGAACGCGGCGATATCAACGCCTTCGTCGAATCCAGCTTCGACATCATGCGCGCCGCCTTCCCGTTCGCCGCCAACCCCTACCTGCAGGAAACCGTGGAAAACCTCCTGCCGGCCATCAGTCGCACCTATCATCTGGCCCTGGAGCGCCGCAAAGGCGAAATGAGCCAGTTCATCGGCAGCTTCGAGCAATTGCTCCGCGCCGTGGTCGGACGTGACGAGGCGGCGATCCGCGAGGTGCTGCTCGATTACAGTCGGCGCAACAGCCAACTGGTCCTGGCCGCGCTGGCCGAACGATAAGCATCCGGGGGAGGGCGCATGCGGCTCAAGTGCATCAAGCTGGCGGGCTTCAAGTCCTTCGTCGACCCGACGACGGTCAGTTTCCCGAGCAACATGGCGGCGGTGGTCGGCCCCAACGGTTGCGGCAAGTCCAACATCATCGACGCCGTTCGCTGGGTAATGGGTGAAAGTTCGGCGAAGAACCTCCGTGGCGAGTCGATGACCGACGTCATCTTCAATGGCTCCAACACCCGCAAGCCGGTGACCCAGGCGTCCATCGAACTGGTGTTCGACAACTCCGACCAGACCCTGCTGGGCGAGTACGCCAGCTACACCGAGATTTCCATTCGCCGCCGCGTCACCCGCGACGGCCAGAACACCTACTTCCTCAACGGCACCAAGTGCCGGCGCCGCGATATCACGGATATCTTCCTCGGCACCGGCCTGGGCCCGCGCAGCTACTCGATCATCGAACAGGGCATGATCTCCAAGCTGATCGAGGCCAAGCCGGAGGACCTGCGCAACTTCATCGAGGAAGCCGCCGGCAT of the Pseudomonas sp. PSE14 genome contains:
- a CDS encoding GntR family transcriptional regulator; translated protein: MTFKAPDSLAEQIAHHLAERIIRGELKERERIQEQKVTQTLNVSRGSVREALLILERRHLVVILPRRGAQVSELSASHVESLYSLVTELYIMLASSVARRWREEGDLQPFMAIQQRLLDNLERGDINAFVESSFDIMRAAFPFAANPYLQETVENLLPAISRTYHLALERRKGEMSQFIGSFEQLLRAVVGRDEAAIREVLLDYSRRNSQLVLAALAER